A region of Clarias gariepinus isolate MV-2021 ecotype Netherlands chromosome 25, CGAR_prim_01v2, whole genome shotgun sequence DNA encodes the following proteins:
- the toe1 gene encoding target of EGR1 protein 1 yields the protein MSSSLVVPVIDVQSNNFKELWPALVLAFKTSSFIALDTELSGLGARKALLAESIEDRYKAICHAARTRSILSLGLACYRKLDGKTDSTYLTQVYNLTLLCAEEYVIEPQSVQFLVQHGFDFNKQYAQGVPYDKGNDKGGEPQGVTMRTLFVELLRANKPLVLHNGLIDLVFLYQSFYAQLPERLASFTADLSQMFPAGVYDTKYASEYQLRLTASYLEYAYKKCKLDNSRSIDTAQAGPHLFLEFCNYTGRVQSYVDYRPCGDSHAQDGPLNVCVQFSAYGWCPNGSRCPMSHDTDLIIRQDEKSKEDKRKKRKRKRKKKKAAKEEGEEEDEEDDEMPQDKKPHTEDMNEDPEEEDKNVDGKHCAQDGELPSAETPAADPVKEGSDAPQRPDPTSDGKNRKVEAGTHRAGFDAFMTGYIFAFASLNADGSDSWIPECANKLYLSGKSVPLHIAKSSFSKSTKAHVTKMEQVWKGQFPKAEEIV from the exons ATGAGCTCTTCACTGGTGGTTCCTGTTATAGATGTTCAGAGTAATAACTTTAAAGAGTTATGGCCTGCTCTAGTGCTCGCCTTTAAAACCTCCTCCTTTATCGCCCTGGACACG GAGCTCAGCGGGCTCGGGGCGAGGAAAGCTCTTCTAGCAGA GTCGATCGAGGATCGTTATAAAGCGATATGCCACGCCGCGCGCACGCGCTCCATCCTGTCTCTGGGTCTGGCCTGTTACAGGAAACTCGATGGCAAa ACGGACAGCACGTACCTGACTCAGGTGTACAACCTGACGCTGCTGTGTGCCGAGGAGTACGTCATCGAACCGCAGTCTGTGCAGTTCCTGGTGCAGCACGGGTTCGACTTCAACAAGCAGTACGCTCAGGGAGTTCCCTACGACAAGGGCAAcgacaag ggcgGAGAACCCCAGGGTGTGACGATGCGTACGCTGTTCGTGGAGCTCCTGAGAGCCAACAAGCCGCTGGTTCTCCATAACGGCCTGATCGACCTGGTGTTTCTGTACCAGAGCTTCTACGCTCAGCTGCCTGAGAGACTCGCGAGCTTCACCGCCGACCTCTCGCAGATGTTCCCCGCCGGCGTCTACGACACCAAGTACGCCTCCGAGTACCAGCTCCGCCTCACCGCGTCCTACCTGGAGTACGCCTACAAGAAGTG cAAGCTGGACAACAGCAGATCCATCGACACCGCTCAGGCCGGACCTCACCTGTTTCTGGAGTTCTGTAATTACACCGGGCGTGTGCAGAGCTATGTGGACTACAGACCCTGCGGGGACAGCCACGCCCAGGACGGGCCGCTGAACGTCTGCGTCCAGTTCTCG GCTTACGGATGGTGCCCCAACGGCTCTCGCTGCCCCATGTCACATGACACAGACCTCATCATCCGGCAAGATGAGAAGAGCAAAGAGGACAAGCGGAAGAAAAGgaagcgcaagagaaagaagaaaaaggctgcaaaggaggagggggaggaggaagACGAGGAGGACGACGAGATGCCGCAGGATAAGAAGCCTCACACCGAGGACATGAACGAGGACCCTgaagaagaagacaaaaatGTTGACGGTAAACACTGCGCACAGGACGGAGAACTGCCGAGCGCCGAAACTCCGGCTGCAGATCCTGTGAAAGAGGGGAGCGACGCTCCTCAGAGGCCCGATCCCACGTCTGACGGCAAAAACCGGAAGGTGGAAGCAGGAACGCACAGAGCCGGTTTCGACGCCTTTATGACCGGATACATTTTCGCCTTCGCGAGCCTCAACGCAGACGGATCGGACTCCTGGATTCCCGAGTGCGCCAATAAGCTGTATCTGAGCGGCAAGAGCGTGCCGCTTCACATCGCCAAGAGCAGCTTCTCGAAGTCCACGAAGGCTCATGTGACCAAAATGGAGCAGGTCTGGAAAGGACAGTTTCCCAAAGCGGAAGAGATCGTGTAA